One part of the Streptomyces lienomycini genome encodes these proteins:
- a CDS encoding SDR family NAD(P)-dependent oxidoreductase produces the protein MTTQRFTDRTALVTGAGSGIGRAVALALAAEGAHVVVAGRAREPLDATAALIEEAGGKALAVAADVTRPADVEALVTAAAEHFGSLDVAVNNAGVFRGGVPLAELSVEDWHTQLDINVTGMFLALRAEVRHMRAQPGGGTIVNIASTFGAHKRSPGATAYAASKAAVSALTRGAALDHIGEGVRVNAVSPGATATSMSLRPGETEAGRAERMREETPLGRVSAVAEVAAAVLYLASDDSASVVGTDLVVDGGQTA, from the coding sequence ATGACCACTCAGCGCTTCACCGACAGGACCGCGCTCGTCACCGGCGCCGGCTCCGGCATCGGGCGGGCTGTCGCCCTCGCGCTCGCCGCCGAGGGCGCGCACGTCGTCGTCGCCGGGCGCGCACGGGAGCCGCTCGACGCGACCGCCGCCCTGATCGAGGAGGCGGGCGGCAAGGCGCTGGCCGTCGCCGCGGACGTCACCCGGCCCGCCGACGTGGAGGCCCTCGTGACCGCCGCGGCAGAGCACTTCGGCTCCCTCGACGTGGCCGTGAACAACGCGGGCGTCTTCCGGGGCGGGGTGCCCCTCGCCGAGCTGTCCGTCGAGGACTGGCACACGCAGCTCGACATCAACGTCACCGGGATGTTCCTCGCCCTGCGCGCCGAGGTCCGGCACATGCGCGCCCAGCCGGGCGGCGGCACGATCGTGAACATCGCCTCCACCTTCGGCGCCCACAAGCGCAGTCCGGGCGCCACGGCCTACGCGGCGTCCAAGGCGGCGGTCTCGGCGCTCACCCGGGGCGCCGCCCTGGACCACATCGGGGAAGGCGTCCGCGTCAACGCCGTCAGCCCCGGCGCCACGGCGACCTCCATGTCCCTGCGGCCGGGCGAGACGGAGGCGGGGCGGGCCGAGCGGATGCGCGAGGAGACGCCGCTCGGCCGGGTGTCGGCGGTGGCGGAGGTCGCGGCGGCCGTGCTGTACCTGGCGTCGGACGACTCGGCGTCGGTGGTGGGCACGGACCTGGTGGTCGACGGCGGCCAGACGGCCTGA
- a CDS encoding oxidoreductase — translation MTGWGTGDIPDLEGRVAVVTGANGGLGHVIARELARKGASVVLACRSEARGSAAVERLLGEVPGAAAESARLDLGDLASVREFAYGLPYERVDLLVNNAGVMALPHGTTTDGFETQFGVNHLGHFALTGLLLPTLLATPGARIVTVSSFLHALANVDPRDLNNVRRYGRWTAYARSKSANLLFTHELARRLAAREGAADVRAVAAHPGYADTGLQTAGPRAEGRRFAERLARLGNRVVAQPPEAGALPVLYAATAPGVPSDSFTGPSFAMWRGSPAPSWRAPWTTDDAMGERLWAASERLTGVTYEALRPS, via the coding sequence ATGACCGGCTGGGGCACGGGTGACATCCCCGACCTGGAGGGGCGCGTCGCCGTCGTCACCGGGGCCAACGGCGGCCTCGGCCACGTGATCGCCCGGGAACTGGCGCGCAAGGGCGCGTCCGTCGTGCTCGCCTGCCGCAGTGAGGCGCGGGGGAGCGCGGCCGTGGAGCGCCTCCTGGGCGAGGTGCCCGGCGCCGCCGCGGAATCGGCACGGCTGGACCTCGGGGACCTGGCCTCGGTGCGGGAGTTCGCCTACGGACTGCCGTACGAGCGGGTCGATCTCCTCGTCAACAACGCCGGGGTGATGGCTCTGCCCCACGGGACGACGACGGACGGCTTCGAGACCCAGTTCGGCGTCAACCACCTGGGCCACTTCGCCCTCACCGGGCTGCTGCTGCCCACCCTGCTCGCCACCCCCGGCGCCCGGATCGTGACCGTCTCCAGCTTCCTGCACGCGCTGGCCAACGTCGATCCGCGCGACCTCAACAACGTACGCCGGTACGGGCGCTGGACCGCCTACGCCCGCTCGAAGTCCGCCAACCTGCTCTTCACCCACGAGCTGGCACGCCGGCTCGCGGCACGCGAGGGCGCCGCGGACGTGCGCGCGGTCGCCGCCCACCCCGGGTACGCCGACACGGGGCTGCAGACCGCCGGACCCCGCGCCGAGGGGCGCCGGTTCGCCGAGCGGCTGGCGCGGCTCGGGAACCGGGTCGTCGCCCAGCCCCCGGAGGCGGGCGCGCTGCCCGTCCTGTACGCGGCGACCGCGCCCGGCGTCCCCTCCGACTCGTTCACCGGCCCGTCCTTCGCGATGTGGCGCGGGTCGCCCGCACCGTCCTGGCGGGCGCCCTGGACCACCGACGACGCGATGGGGGAGCGGCTGTGGGCGGCCTCCGAACGCCTGACGGGCGTCACCTACGAGGCGCTGCGCCCGTCCTGA
- a CDS encoding TetR/AcrR family transcriptional regulator, with protein MARTKEFDPDAALRAALELFWRRGYEATSMSDLVEHLGVGRASIYATFGNKRELYLKALARYEQGLLPDLLEDLSRPGPALPGVRSLVRRYAAEASADDARLRGCFVTNTAAELAPHDAVAARRVERNWDQLETVLHSALARARAEGELPAGRDPQALARMLLVLLQGMRVVGKATSDPARVRDAAEQALALLD; from the coding sequence GTGGCCAGGACCAAGGAGTTCGATCCGGACGCCGCGCTGCGGGCAGCCCTGGAGCTGTTCTGGCGGCGCGGCTACGAGGCGACGTCGATGTCCGACCTCGTCGAGCACCTCGGCGTCGGGCGGGCCAGCATCTACGCGACCTTCGGCAACAAGCGCGAGCTGTACCTGAAGGCGCTGGCGCGCTACGAGCAGGGGCTGCTTCCGGACCTGCTGGAGGACCTGTCCCGGCCGGGCCCCGCCCTGCCGGGCGTGCGGTCCCTGGTGCGGCGCTACGCCGCCGAGGCGAGCGCCGACGACGCGCGCCTGCGGGGCTGTTTCGTCACCAACACCGCCGCCGAGCTGGCCCCGCACGACGCGGTCGCCGCCCGGCGGGTGGAGCGCAACTGGGACCAGTTGGAGACCGTGCTGCACTCGGCGCTGGCCCGGGCCCGCGCCGAGGGCGAACTGCCCGCCGGGCGCGATCCGCAGGCCCTCGCCCGCATGCTGCTGGTCCTGCTCCAGGGCATGCGGGTGGTCGGGAAGGCGACGTCGGACCCGGCCAGGGTGCGGGACGCGGCGGAACAGGCGCTGGCCCTGCTCGACTGA